A single genomic interval of Streptomyces sp. NBC_00663 harbors:
- a CDS encoding serine/threonine-protein kinase gives MGTQGDNFRVVAGRYRLEARLGRGGMGVVWRATDLLLGRRVAVKELSRDETLTEDEARWQRDRTLREAGAVAQLRHPHIIGLLDVVEHDERPYLVMELIDGSSLADRIAGHGPVGAVEAARIGADLLGALRAAHAAGVLHRDIKPANVLLEDGTGRVVLTDFGVAQVSGATTLTEAGSFVGSPEYTAPERMSGLSTGPASDLWSVGALLCTAVSGESPFRRDSLSGVLHAVLTAELRPPAQAEPILPVVRGLLERNPERRLDAESAERMLRTFLETGQMPGGERRSLRGALTAVLRARRRP, from the coding sequence ATGGGGACCCAGGGGGACAACTTCCGTGTCGTAGCGGGGCGTTACCGCCTGGAGGCGCGGCTCGGGCGCGGCGGGATGGGCGTGGTGTGGCGGGCCACCGATCTGTTGCTCGGGCGGCGGGTGGCGGTCAAGGAACTGTCCCGGGACGAGACGTTGACGGAGGACGAGGCGCGTTGGCAGCGGGACCGGACGCTGCGGGAGGCGGGTGCCGTCGCGCAGCTGAGGCATCCGCACATCATCGGCCTGCTCGATGTCGTCGAGCACGATGAACGGCCCTACCTGGTCATGGAGTTGATCGACGGAAGCTCCCTCGCCGACCGGATCGCCGGGCACGGTCCGGTCGGTGCCGTCGAGGCCGCGCGGATCGGCGCCGATCTGCTGGGCGCGTTGCGCGCGGCGCACGCGGCCGGGGTCCTGCACCGGGACATCAAGCCCGCGAACGTCCTGCTGGAGGACGGTACGGGGCGGGTCGTGCTCACCGACTTCGGTGTCGCGCAGGTCTCGGGCGCCACGACGCTCACGGAGGCCGGTTCCTTCGTCGGCTCGCCCGAGTACACCGCGCCGGAGCGGATGTCCGGGCTCAGCACCGGCCCCGCGTCCGACCTGTGGTCGGTGGGCGCGCTGCTGTGCACGGCCGTCAGCGGTGAATCGCCGTTCCGCCGCGACTCCTTGAGCGGCGTGCTGCACGCCGTCCTCACCGCCGAGCTACGGCCACCCGCGCAGGCCGAGCCGATCCTGCCGGTCGTACGGGGGCTGCTGGAGCGCAATCCGGAGCGGCGGCTGGACGCGGAGTCGGCGGAGCGGATGCTGCGGACCTTTCTGGAGACGGGCCAGATGCCGGGCGGCGAGCGGCGTTCGCTGCGGGGCGCGCTGACGGCGGTGCTGCGAGCGCGTCGACGTCCATGA
- a CDS encoding serine/threonine-protein kinase gives MSSNGGAPYGSDEPTSFGLRPPNPPAAVPHPDNPYATPTQVVPQQTAPPQESGTGRLIAGRYRLLARLGDGGMGTVWRAKDETVDREVAVKEPRVPDHLPERERANAFERMRREARAAARLDHPAVVNVHDVAVVDDQPWIVMELVQGRSLGDALQEGTLGAREAARIGLEVLAALEAAHAAGILHRDVKPDNVLLGRHDRVVLTDFGIAQIEGETSLTDTGGFVGSPEYIAPERVLGQRPGPASDLWSLGVVLYAATEGVSPFRRSNTPATLQSVLNATPAAPAAASGPLAEVITGLLQKEPARRPNAAQVRALLETAARPSAPAPTQVGRLAEGSAPSGGVRLGRKTLIGLGAAIVAAAVAAYLVIADPFAGPLPDGWKTVHEKDVAASLAVPTEYQSGYPDRKTDEAHWVTYTDWSGSIWIGLRLDKKAEDTSDSIADSAAAEMYEDNKQFKDNGEYELQMPENPTTKTDGGVTYQGKQAAKNTIKYTTDDTQNPRPREMQIFYYKTSKGDMYKLTVSYPRKGDFAARGREVAKTAIANLDVDVL, from the coding sequence ATGAGCAGCAACGGGGGAGCCCCTTACGGGTCCGACGAGCCAACGAGTTTCGGTCTGCGACCGCCGAACCCGCCCGCGGCGGTGCCGCACCCCGACAACCCGTACGCGACCCCCACCCAGGTCGTGCCGCAGCAGACGGCGCCCCCACAGGAGTCCGGCACCGGGCGGTTGATCGCGGGCCGGTACCGCCTGCTGGCCAGGCTCGGCGACGGCGGCATGGGGACGGTGTGGCGGGCCAAGGACGAGACGGTGGACCGTGAGGTCGCCGTCAAGGAGCCCCGCGTACCGGACCATCTTCCCGAGCGTGAACGCGCCAACGCCTTCGAGCGGATGCGGCGCGAGGCGCGGGCGGCGGCCCGCCTCGATCACCCGGCGGTCGTGAACGTCCACGATGTCGCGGTCGTCGACGACCAGCCGTGGATCGTCATGGAGCTGGTCCAGGGCCGTTCCCTGGGCGACGCGTTGCAGGAGGGCACCCTCGGGGCGCGCGAGGCGGCGAGAATCGGCCTGGAGGTGCTGGCGGCGCTGGAGGCCGCGCACGCGGCGGGCATCCTGCACCGGGACGTCAAGCCGGACAACGTCCTGCTCGGCCGGCACGACCGTGTCGTCCTCACCGACTTCGGCATCGCCCAGATCGAGGGCGAGACCAGTCTGACCGACACCGGCGGCTTCGTCGGCTCGCCGGAGTACATCGCTCCGGAGCGGGTGCTGGGGCAGCGGCCGGGCCCCGCGTCCGACCTGTGGTCCCTGGGCGTCGTGCTGTACGCGGCCACGGAGGGCGTGTCGCCGTTCCGTCGCAGCAACACGCCGGCCACCCTCCAGTCCGTCCTCAACGCCACGCCCGCCGCACCGGCCGCCGCGTCCGGACCGCTCGCCGAGGTCATCACCGGGCTCCTCCAGAAGGAGCCGGCCCGTCGCCCCAACGCCGCGCAGGTGAGGGCGCTGCTGGAGACGGCCGCCCGGCCGTCGGCCCCGGCGCCGACGCAGGTCGGGCGGCTCGCCGAGGGGTCCGCTCCGAGCGGTGGCGTCCGGCTGGGCCGCAAGACGCTGATCGGGCTCGGCGCGGCGATCGTCGCGGCGGCGGTGGCGGCGTATCTGGTGATCGCCGACCCGTTCGCGGGGCCGTTGCCGGACGGGTGGAAGACGGTGCACGAGAAGGACGTGGCCGCGTCGCTGGCGGTGCCCACGGAGTACCAGTCGGGGTACCCCGACCGGAAGACCGACGAGGCGCACTGGGTCACGTACACCGACTGGAGCGGCAGCATCTGGATCGGCCTGCGACTGGACAAGAAGGCCGAGGACACGAGCGACAGCATCGCGGACTCCGCCGCCGCCGAAATGTACGAGGACAACAAGCAGTTCAAGGACAACGGCGAGTACGAACTCCAGATGCCGGAGAACCCGACGACGAAGACCGACGGCGGGGTCACCTACCAGGGCAAGCAGGCCGCCAAGAACACGATCAAGTACACGACCGACGACACGCAGAACCCGCGCCCCCGCGAGATGCAGATCTTCTACTACAAGACCTCCAAGGGCGACATGTACAAGCTCACCGTCAGTTACCCGCGGAAGGGCGACTTCGCCGCCCGCGGCCGGGAGGTGGCGAAGACCGCCATCGCCAACCTGGACGTCGACGTGCTCTGA
- a CDS encoding succinic semialdehyde dehydrogenase, with translation MTDSQAPELTGTNPLAPAPEGARTAADVVTPELVAQLTKGVAGSGRTANHTPFTGEKLADLPESTPEDVAKAFEAARAAQAVWAQTPVRQRAAVLLRFHDLVLERQAEVLDLIQLETGKARLHAHEEVQAVAVAARHYGRKAPSYLRPKRHAGAMPTLTRVTELRHPRGVVGQIAPWNYPLELSVGDALPAFVAGNAVVMKPDTETCLTALWARDLLIEAGLPADVFQVVLGEGPVIGPEVVRHADYVSFTGSTRTGREVAQGAAARLVGVSLELGGKNAMLVLEDADIEKAAAGAVRACFSSAGQLCISIERLYVHESVADAFLERFATRTKAMRLGTSLAYGADMGSLVGERQLETVTRHVEEAVAQGAKVVAGGVARPDIGPYFFEPTILDGVTGPMAICTEETFGPVVSIYRFKDEDEAVREANSTAYGLNSSVWTKDGKRGREVAARLRTGTVNVNEGYAPAYGSVQSPMGGMKDSGLGRRHGSEGILKYTEAQTVAQQRLLPMAPSLGMDDEKYAQFMSRSLRLMKAFRFR, from the coding sequence ATGACGGACTCGCAGGCCCCGGAACTGACCGGCACCAACCCCCTCGCCCCCGCCCCGGAGGGCGCCCGCACCGCCGCCGACGTGGTCACCCCGGAGCTGGTCGCGCAGCTCACCAAGGGCGTGGCCGGCTCCGGTCGCACCGCCAACCACACGCCCTTCACCGGCGAGAAGCTGGCCGACCTGCCCGAGTCGACGCCCGAGGACGTGGCGAAGGCATTCGAGGCGGCCCGCGCGGCGCAGGCGGTGTGGGCGCAGACGCCCGTACGGCAGCGCGCGGCCGTGCTGCTCCGCTTCCACGACCTGGTCCTGGAACGCCAGGCCGAGGTCCTCGACCTCATCCAGCTGGAGACCGGCAAGGCCCGACTGCACGCCCATGAGGAGGTGCAGGCCGTCGCCGTCGCGGCCCGGCACTACGGCCGTAAGGCACCCTCCTATCTGCGGCCGAAGCGGCACGCGGGCGCCATGCCCACGCTCACGCGCGTCACCGAGCTCCGTCACCCGCGCGGCGTGGTCGGCCAGATCGCCCCCTGGAACTACCCGCTGGAGCTGTCGGTCGGCGACGCGCTCCCCGCGTTCGTCGCGGGCAACGCGGTCGTCATGAAGCCCGACACCGAGACCTGCCTGACCGCCCTGTGGGCGCGCGACCTGCTCATCGAGGCGGGCCTGCCCGCCGACGTCTTCCAGGTCGTCCTCGGCGAGGGCCCCGTCATCGGCCCCGAGGTCGTCCGGCACGCCGACTACGTCTCCTTCACCGGCTCCACCCGCACCGGCCGCGAGGTCGCCCAGGGCGCCGCCGCCCGTCTGGTCGGTGTCTCCCTCGAACTCGGCGGCAAGAACGCCATGTTGGTCCTGGAGGACGCGGACATCGAGAAGGCCGCGGCCGGCGCCGTCCGCGCCTGCTTCTCCTCCGCCGGCCAACTGTGCATCTCCATCGAGCGGTTGTACGTCCACGAGTCGGTCGCCGACGCCTTCCTGGAGCGCTTCGCCACCCGTACGAAGGCCATGCGGCTCGGCACGTCCCTCGCCTACGGCGCCGACATGGGCTCCCTGGTCGGCGAGCGCCAGCTGGAGACGGTCACCCGGCATGTGGAGGAGGCCGTCGCCCAGGGTGCCAAGGTGGTCGCCGGCGGCGTCGCCCGCCCGGACATCGGCCCCTACTTCTTCGAGCCGACCATCCTCGACGGCGTGACCGGGCCGATGGCGATCTGCACCGAGGAGACCTTCGGCCCGGTGGTGTCGATCTACCGCTTCAAGGACGAGGACGAGGCGGTGAGGGAGGCCAACTCCACGGCGTACGGCCTCAATTCCTCGGTCTGGACGAAGGACGGCAAGCGCGGCCGAGAGGTCGCCGCCCGGCTGCGCACCGGCACCGTCAACGTCAACGAGGGCTACGCGCCCGCCTACGGCAGCGTCCAGTCCCCGATGGGCGGCATGAAGGACTCCGGCCTCGGCCGCCGCCATGGCTCCGAGGGCATCCTCAAGTACACCGAGGCCCAGACGGTCGCCCAGCAGCGGCTGCTGCCGATGGCGCCGTCCCTGGGGATGGACGACGAGAAGTACGCCCAGTTCATGAGCCGCAGCCTGAGGCTCATGAAGGCGTTCCGGTTCCGGTAG
- a CDS encoding serine/threonine-protein kinase, giving the protein MQGLLIAGRYRLADTIGSGGMGRVWRAHDEVLHRAVAIKELTAALYVSESDQERLLHRTRAEARAAARINHSAVVTVHDVLDHDARPWIVMELVEGRSLADAVKADGRIEPAEAARIGLWVLRALRAAHDAGVLHRDVKPGNVLLSQDRRVLLTDFGIAQIEGDTTITRTGEVVGSVDYLAPERVRGHDPGPASDLWALGATLYTAVEGRSPFRRTSPIGTMQAVVEEEPAAPAHAGVLGPVLAALLRKDPAERPTAAQAEQMLAEAAEGRRSSAGQAFAPTRHGHGRYETGTAPQTFGAAPAFGTGAQAPGFGTGSRAAADTPYPSATATPYPPVTVGQAATAPEPKRRRGLRTFALVVAVAAIVGAGGAVALQQFGTDRPSDSAATAPSPSASASPSGGGDQGTVPAGWEKREDPAGFIIYLPKGWSRTVSINKDGIQQVDYSPDNGKHLVRVAVDTAPDYDTTYKHMSDLETQVSGLLHYQRLSLTEQLFRDRPGSRWEYTWDALAKDPPHYYAAPYRAIDVGFMDRDGIEYAIYASSPSVDWAATSKQFDFILRSWQPNPS; this is encoded by the coding sequence ATGCAGGGCCTGCTCATCGCGGGCCGCTACCGGCTTGCCGACACCATCGGCAGCGGCGGCATGGGCCGCGTGTGGCGGGCCCACGACGAAGTGCTGCACCGGGCTGTCGCCATCAAAGAGCTGACCGCCGCCCTGTACGTCTCCGAGAGCGACCAGGAGCGGCTGCTCCACCGCACCCGCGCCGAGGCCCGTGCGGCGGCCCGGATCAACCACTCCGCCGTTGTCACCGTGCACGACGTTCTCGATCATGACGCCCGTCCGTGGATCGTGATGGAGCTGGTCGAGGGCCGCTCGCTGGCGGACGCGGTGAAGGCGGACGGGCGCATCGAGCCCGCCGAGGCCGCCCGCATCGGCCTGTGGGTGCTGCGCGCGCTGCGCGCCGCGCACGACGCCGGCGTCCTGCACCGCGACGTCAAGCCCGGCAACGTGCTCCTCTCCCAGGACCGCCGCGTCCTGCTGACCGACTTCGGTATCGCCCAGATCGAGGGCGATACGACGATCACCCGCACCGGCGAGGTCGTCGGTTCCGTCGACTACCTGGCCCCCGAGCGGGTCCGCGGCCACGACCCGGGCCCGGCCTCCGACCTGTGGGCGCTGGGCGCGACGCTGTACACGGCGGTGGAGGGCCGGTCGCCGTTCCGTCGCACCTCACCGATCGGCACGATGCAGGCCGTCGTCGAGGAGGAGCCCGCCGCACCGGCCCACGCCGGTGTGCTGGGCCCTGTCCTCGCCGCACTGCTCCGCAAGGATCCGGCCGAGCGCCCGACCGCGGCACAGGCCGAGCAGATGCTGGCCGAGGCGGCGGAGGGGCGACGGTCGAGTGCGGGGCAGGCGTTTGCGCCTACGCGGCACGGGCACGGGCGATACGAGACCGGGACCGCACCGCAGACGTTCGGCGCGGCGCCCGCCTTCGGTACGGGGGCGCAGGCGCCCGGCTTCGGTACGGGATCGCGGGCGGCGGCCGACACGCCGTATCCGTCGGCCACGGCCACGCCGTACCCGCCGGTCACCGTGGGCCAGGCCGCGACCGCTCCGGAGCCGAAGCGCCGCCGGGGGCTGCGCACGTTCGCCCTGGTGGTCGCCGTCGCGGCGATCGTGGGGGCGGGGGGTGCGGTCGCGTTGCAGCAGTTCGGCACGGACCGGCCCAGCGACTCCGCCGCCACCGCGCCCAGTCCGAGCGCCAGTGCCTCGCCGAGCGGGGGAGGTGACCAGGGGACGGTTCCCGCCGGTTGGGAGAAGCGCGAGGATCCCGCGGGCTTCATCATCTACCTGCCGAAGGGCTGGTCACGGACCGTCTCCATCAACAAGGACGGCATCCAGCAGGTCGACTACTCGCCCGACAACGGCAAGCACCTCGTGCGGGTCGCCGTCGACACCGCGCCGGACTATGACACCACCTACAAACACATGAGTGACCTGGAGACGCAGGTCTCGGGGCTGCTGCACTACCAGCGGCTGAGCCTCACGGAGCAGCTCTTCCGCGACCGGCCGGGTTCCCGCTGGGAGTACACCTGGGACGCGCTCGCGAAGGACCCGCCGCACTACTACGCGGCGCCGTACCGCGCGATCGACGTGGGCTTCATGGACCGCGACGGCATCGAGTACGCCATCTACGCGTCCTCCCCCTCGGTCGACTGGGCCGCCACGAGCAAGCAGTTCGACTTCATCCTGCGCAGCTGGCAGCCGAACCCGTCCTGA
- a CDS encoding protein kinase: protein MDDYAGRVLADRYRLPLPPSDEYELTETRAFDTYSGQEVLVRQVPLPEVVEAEVLDAEGLPDGFTARDPRDRGVRRPGSAARASTRRPTDPAVRRAVEAAQAAASIPDHPRLDQVFDVFAEGGSLWIVSELVAARSLAALLAEKPLTPYRAAEVASDVLMALRVLHAHGWVHRNITARTVLVCDDGRVMLTGLAVGAAEEALCGYDPVPAPESDGGGGGGAGRGIGAPGVPGGSGAPEVPGTFRGAAAVSGSVSAMDPEAARRAAIEAREAGGLPGLGGDTTNGAGGSGAVARRAVETTGGDVRAARAGAIAAYRAGARAAARVQDAQQNGHAALPGGRPAPEGEPTTGAGAGASAGADGGPTPPYGPNGGARIAPGSPHPGETEWTMPGSGPLGGAVTPGREEHRRPGATPPGQIADPYGVRADSYGARADSWPGAGPRAGGAGVPGVGGGALPGGGPGAGGAALSGGGPHAGGAALPGGGPGAGGAALSGGGPHAGGAGLPGGGPRTGGAALPGGGQGRTAALPPGPDSAPAPSRWDELAAVPASRGPATALAAERARQARMAVVGPVTERWAPEQAGPVHENWQLAAPIGPATDLWALGALLFRAVQGHAPYPEESTAELVQMVCAEPPAFAEECGPLRPVVESLLRQDPTERLDFEELRGWLRSLVRSAPEPEAGAYVVATPPVEGSRLPVVRRRGELVRRRRAGLPATSAHGRHKRAKAAPQEEASPRRLGRTLLLLVLLLMAGAIAYAMLFMPKSDSADGAGGSGAGDRTGAAGEVSEAPQQDASSEPRPEQTTPKSDDRPSGSAATEPQAGGGPDVADGFTLRSDTAGFRVAVADGWDRTPKNGRGQVVYSHGDFDLILVPGRDSADEYGEDPMAYQREDERELQPYRDSSWASASGLKTISVGGRTMAEGQFTWTDDAGRELFVRNLAILVGGKYHVVQVRGPEAERDEVTRLYEQASATYEVTG, encoded by the coding sequence GTGGACGACTATGCGGGTCGGGTACTCGCCGACCGCTACCGCCTGCCGCTGCCGCCCTCCGATGAGTACGAACTCACCGAGACCCGGGCCTTCGACACCTACAGCGGGCAGGAAGTCCTGGTCAGGCAGGTGCCGTTGCCCGAGGTCGTCGAGGCGGAGGTGCTCGACGCGGAGGGCCTGCCCGACGGTTTCACGGCAAGGGATCCGCGGGACAGGGGAGTTCGGCGCCCCGGCTCCGCGGCGCGGGCCAGTACGCGCCGGCCGACGGATCCTGCCGTGCGGCGCGCTGTCGAGGCCGCGCAGGCCGCCGCCTCGATTCCCGACCATCCGCGGCTCGACCAGGTCTTCGACGTGTTCGCCGAGGGCGGGTCGCTGTGGATAGTGAGCGAGCTGGTGGCCGCGCGGTCACTGGCGGCGCTGCTCGCGGAGAAGCCGCTGACGCCGTACCGGGCGGCGGAGGTCGCCTCCGATGTGCTGATGGCCCTGCGGGTGCTGCACGCCCACGGCTGGGTGCACCGCAACATCACCGCCCGCACGGTGCTCGTCTGCGACGACGGCCGTGTGATGCTGACCGGCCTCGCGGTCGGCGCGGCGGAGGAGGCGCTGTGCGGGTACGACCCGGTGCCGGCTCCGGAGAGTGACGGGGGCGGGGGCGGGGGCGCCGGACGGGGGATCGGTGCGCCGGGGGTGCCGGGGGGCTCAGGCGCACCCGAGGTGCCGGGGACCTTCCGGGGTGCGGCAGCGGTGAGTGGCTCCGTGAGTGCCATGGACCCCGAGGCCGCGCGGCGGGCCGCGATCGAGGCTCGGGAGGCCGGTGGGCTGCCGGGGCTCGGCGGCGACACGACCAACGGTGCGGGTGGGTCGGGCGCGGTGGCGCGCCGGGCCGTGGAGACGACCGGCGGGGATGTCCGGGCGGCGCGGGCAGGGGCGATCGCCGCGTATCGCGCGGGCGCCCGGGCCGCCGCCCGCGTCCAGGACGCCCAGCAGAACGGCCACGCGGCCCTGCCCGGAGGCCGCCCGGCGCCCGAAGGCGAACCCACGACCGGCGCAGGTGCCGGTGCCTCTGCCGGTGCCGACGGTGGGCCGACACCGCCGTACGGCCCGAACGGCGGCGCCCGGATCGCGCCCGGCTCCCCGCACCCCGGTGAGACGGAGTGGACGATGCCCGGCTCCGGGCCCCTGGGCGGTGCCGTCACGCCCGGCCGGGAGGAGCACCGGCGGCCCGGGGCCACGCCTCCCGGGCAGATAGCCGACCCCTACGGGGTACGAGCCGACTCCTACGGGGCGCGGGCCGACTCCTGGCCGGGGGCGGGCCCCCGTGCCGGTGGTGCGGGCGTTCCCGGCGTCGGCGGTGGCGCGTTGCCCGGCGGAGGCCCCGGAGCCGGCGGTGCCGCGCTGTCCGGTGGAGGCCCCCACGCGGGCGGTGCCGCGTTGCCCGGCGGAGGCCCCGGAGCCGGCGGTGCCGCGCTGTCGGGTGGAGGCCCCCACGCGGGCGGTGCCGGGCTGCCCGGTGGAGGCCCCCGAACCGGCGGTGCCGCGTTGCCCGGTGGAGGGCAGGGACGTACCGCCGCGCTGCCCCCCGGGCCCGACTCCGCGCCCGCACCCAGCCGTTGGGATGAGCTCGCCGCCGTACCCGCGTCCCGTGGTCCCGCCACCGCGCTCGCCGCCGAGCGGGCGCGGCAGGCCAGGATGGCCGTCGTCGGGCCGGTGACCGAGCGGTGGGCGCCGGAGCAGGCCGGACCCGTGCACGAGAACTGGCAGCTGGCCGCGCCGATCGGGCCCGCGACCGACCTGTGGGCGCTGGGGGCGCTGCTGTTCCGGGCCGTGCAGGGTCATGCGCCGTACCCGGAGGAGTCGACCGCCGAGCTGGTGCAGATGGTGTGCGCCGAGCCGCCGGCCTTCGCCGAGGAGTGCGGGCCGCTCCGGCCGGTCGTGGAGTCGCTGCTGCGCCAGGACCCCACCGAGCGGCTGGACTTCGAGGAGCTGCGGGGCTGGCTGCGCTCGCTCGTGCGGTCCGCGCCGGAGCCGGAGGCCGGTGCGTATGTCGTCGCCACGCCGCCCGTGGAGGGCAGTCGGCTGCCCGTCGTACGGCGCCGGGGCGAGCTGGTGCGCAGGCGGCGCGCCGGGCTGCCCGCGACCAGTGCGCACGGGCGGCACAAGCGGGCCAAGGCCGCCCCGCAGGAGGAGGCGTCCCCGCGCAGGCTCGGCCGCACGCTGCTTCTGCTGGTACTGCTGCTGATGGCCGGGGCGATCGCGTACGCGATGTTGTTCATGCCGAAGTCGGACTCGGCGGACGGCGCCGGTGGGAGCGGTGCCGGCGACCGGACCGGTGCCGCCGGTGAGGTCAGCGAGGCGCCGCAGCAGGACGCCAGCAGCGAGCCCCGACCCGAGCAGACCACGCCCAAGTCGGACGACCGCCCCTCCGGTTCCGCTGCCACCGAGCCGCAGGCCGGCGGCGGTCCCGACGTCGCCGACGGCTTCACCCTGCGCTCGGACACCGCAGGCTTCCGCGTCGCCGTGGCCGACGGCTGGGACCGCACGCCGAAGAACGGCCGCGGTCAGGTGGTGTACTCGCACGGCGACTTCGACCTGATCCTCGTACCCGGACGGGACAGCGCGGACGAGTACGGCGAGGACCCCATGGCCTACCAGCGGGAGGACGAGCGCGAGCTCCAGCCGTACCGCGACTCCAGCTGGGCCAGCGCCTCCGGGCTGAAGACGATCTCGGTGGGCGGGCGGACCATGGCCGAGGGGCAGTTCACCTGGACCGACGACGCGGGGCGCGAGCTGTTCGTGCGGAATCTGGCGATCCTCGTCGGCGGGAAGTACCACGTGGTGCAGGTACGCGGTCCCGAAGCCGAGCGGGACGAGGTGACGCGGCTGTACGAGCAGGCGTCGGCGACGTACGAAGTGACCGGCTGA
- a CDS encoding serine/threonine-protein kinase encodes MSNDGGGASPKGRLIGGRYRLVERIGSGGMGTVWRALDELVDREVAVKQPRLPGDPEDEAHQRASHRLYREARAAARVDHPAAVSIHDVVVEDGLPWIVMELIRGESLHEVLQRGPVTPAESARIGRAVLGALRAAHSVGIVHRDVKPANVLLGTHGRVVLTDFGIAHVQGEESLTVSGEFVGSLDFVAPERMSGKGAGPSSDLWSLGVLLYAAVEGEPPFRRTTVESTLAAVLSHEPPEPERAGSLGPLITRLLAKDPDRRPDAEEAAKVLDAVAEGWPVPSLAETPAVQKPDEMAELGEDSGTVQLTKPEPAAQPDTTVVPVPKPKARLLRRPLPAALLGAALAAGVGLGAAYVLAEPEPAPISVADPEYSSAPAATATDIADEPWGRTREKDMRAVLYVPSRYAEYHRQGDATDQPRMVIYQGDAVQLRLTEWDRAPATPTVRAKQQADEWARLGEAATQFTRTSLQGRPAVVADTTYDAEEGRPTRVMQLVVATDDGRMYELRVDMPKGTPDEKEGTSVFKAARARLEIEKSGS; translated from the coding sequence ATGAGCAACGACGGGGGCGGCGCGAGCCCCAAGGGACGACTCATAGGCGGGCGTTACCGGCTCGTCGAGCGCATCGGGTCGGGCGGGATGGGTACCGTCTGGCGGGCGCTCGACGAGCTCGTGGACCGTGAAGTCGCCGTGAAGCAGCCGAGGTTGCCCGGCGACCCGGAGGACGAGGCCCATCAGCGGGCCTCGCACCGGCTGTACCGCGAGGCGCGTGCCGCCGCCCGGGTCGACCACCCCGCCGCCGTCTCCATCCATGACGTCGTGGTGGAGGACGGACTGCCCTGGATCGTCATGGAGTTGATCCGGGGCGAGTCCCTGCACGAGGTCCTCCAGCGCGGGCCCGTGACCCCGGCCGAGTCCGCCCGTATCGGCCGCGCCGTCCTCGGCGCCCTGCGCGCCGCGCACTCCGTCGGCATCGTCCACCGTGACGTGAAGCCCGCCAACGTCCTGCTCGGCACGCACGGCCGGGTCGTCCTCACCGACTTCGGCATCGCCCACGTCCAGGGCGAGGAATCCCTCACCGTCAGCGGGGAGTTCGTCGGCTCGCTCGACTTCGTCGCGCCCGAGCGGATGTCCGGCAAAGGCGCGGGGCCGTCCTCCGATCTGTGGTCGCTGGGCGTGCTGTTGTACGCCGCCGTCGAAGGGGAGCCGCCCTTCCGGCGTACGACGGTGGAGTCCACCCTCGCCGCGGTCCTCTCCCACGAGCCGCCCGAGCCGGAACGGGCCGGGTCCCTCGGGCCGCTGATCACCAGGCTGTTGGCGAAGGACCCCGACCGGCGGCCGGACGCGGAGGAGGCCGCCAAGGTGCTGGACGCGGTGGCCGAGGGATGGCCGGTGCCGTCGCTCGCGGAGACACCGGCCGTCCAGAAGCCCGACGAGATGGCCGAGTTGGGGGAGGACTCGGGCACCGTACAGCTGACGAAGCCCGAGCCGGCCGCGCAGCCGGACACCACCGTCGTACCGGTCCCGAAGCCGAAGGCGCGTCTTCTGCGCCGCCCCCTCCCCGCCGCCCTGCTCGGCGCCGCCCTCGCCGCCGGGGTGGGGCTCGGCGCGGCCTATGTCCTCGCCGAACCCGAACCCGCGCCCATCAGCGTCGCCGATCCCGAGTACAGCTCCGCCCCGGCCGCCACCGCCACGGACATCGCCGACGAGCCCTGGGGCAGGACCCGGGAGAAGGACATGCGGGCCGTCCTCTACGTCCCTAGCCGCTACGCCGAGTACCACCGGCAGGGCGACGCCACCGACCAGCCGCGCATGGTGATCTATCAGGGCGACGCCGTCCAGCTCCGGCTCACCGAGTGGGACCGGGCGCCCGCCACGCCCACCGTCCGGGCGAAGCAGCAGGCGGACGAGTGGGCGAGGCTCGGAGAGGCGGCCACCCAGTTCACCCGGACCAGCCTTCAGGGCCGGCCCGCCGTGGTCGCCGACACCACCTACGACGCCGAGGAGGGCCGTCCCACCCGGGTCATGCAGCTCGTCGTCGCCACCGACGACGGCCGGATGTACGAGCTCCGCGTCGACATGCCCAAGGGCACCCCGGACGAGAAGGAGGGGACCTCGGTCTTCAAGGCGGCGCGTGCCCGGCTCGAAATCGAGAAATCCGGCTCCTGA